The Natrinema saccharevitans genome includes the window ACCAGACCGACGGCGAACCCGATCAGGATCGATACCGCGACGACGCCCGTCCGACCCAGTACCTTCCCGAGGACGACATCCCGACGGCGGTGGGGCAGTCCGAGCAGGAACTTCAGGCTCCCGCTCTCGCGTTCGCCCGCGATCGCGCCGTAACCGACGATCAACGCGATCACGGGGACCAGAAAGCCGGCGGGCGTCTGCAACGCGAGGATCAGTCCGACCGTCGAGTCCCCGCCACCCTCGGAAAACAGTCCGGAGGCCCACGAGGCCAAGGCGGCTCCGCCGACGGTAAAGAGGGCAAAGAGGACGGTCAGGCCGATCAGCAGCCGCGACCGGACCGCGTCCCGGAAATCCTTCTTCGCGACGGTGATCGTACTCATCGAACCACCTCCCGTCCGCCGTCGGCGCCCGCGGTGTAGGCGACGAACAGGTCCTCGAGCGAGGACTCGTCGGTCGCGAAGTCCTCGACGGTGACGCCGTACTCCTCGATCGCGTGGAGGACCTCGGTCTTGGCGCGGTCCTCGCAGGCGACGACGAGCGTCCGTCCCTCCGGGGTCACCGAGGAGACGCCGTCGATGGCCTCGACCGCCGCGAGGGCGGCGTCCGAGTCGTCGGGGATCCGATCGAGAGTGACGCGGAGCCGGGTCTGGTCGGGCATCGAGTCGCGCAGTCCCTCGACGGTATCCTCGGCGATCAGGTGGCCGTCTCGGAGGATGCCGACGCGGTCACAGACCGCCTCGACCTGTCCGAGGACGTGACTCGAGAAGAAGACGGTCGCGCCGCGGTCGTTCTCCTCACGGATGATCTCGCGCATCCGGCGGGCGCCGTTGGGGTCGAGGCCGGTGGAGGGCTCGTCGAGGATCAGGAGGTCGGGCTCGCCGACCAGTGCCGTCGCGAAGGTGAGCCGCTGGGCCATCCCCTTCGAGTAGCCGCCGGCCTTCTTCGCGGCCGCGTCGGGCGAGAGGCCGACCCGCTCGATGAGTTCGTCAGGGTCGTCGTCGGCCCCCTTCGACTCGATTGCGAACTCGACGTGCTGGCGGCCGGTCAGGCGCTCGTAGAGTTCGGCACCCTCGGGGAGGATGCCGGTCCGTTGGCGGATCTCGAGGGCGTTGGCCTGCGCGTCGAGATCGAACACCCGAACCTCGCCGGCGGTCGGCCGAATGAAATCCAACAGGAGATTGATCGTTGTCGACTTGCCCGCCCCGTTGGGGCCGAGAAAGCCGTAAATCTCGCCGCGCTCGACGGACAGCGAGAGACCGTCGAGTGCCGTCTCGGTACCGTACCGTTTCGTGACGCCGGATATATCGATAGAGGCCACTGTTCAATGTTGCTACTTTTTCGGACGACAAATAACTTTCCTCACGTCCGAACCAGCCCGTCGTGTCGGGAGGGTCGAATTATCAATAGTAGAACTAGAGCGGAAGGCATATATAATCTGTTGGTGAAGAATCACTTGTATGCGAGAACCCGCTCTGCACCCCGCCGGTCACTCCGGTTCCGATCGGCGACGTGGTCCCGCCAGACGATCGAACGGCCGCTCGAGCCGGGTGGTATAATGTTGCAACTCGTCCTCCTCCCGCTCCAGTCCGGCGGTGAAGATCTCCCCGTCGACTCGACGACGATGCTCGCCGCGATGGTGGTCGGCCTCATCGTCGCCGTCGCGATCACGGTCGGCGTCGCCTACTGGGTGTACAAAGACGCCGCGAAACGCGAGAGCAACGAACTCGCGTGGGCCGTCGGCGTCGGAGCGCTGCTGTTTCTGTTCCTCCCGCTCGGCGTCATCGCCCTGGTCGCGTACGTCCTCCTCCGGGGCGACGAGACGGAGGCGGAGCCGACGGGCGGCGACCCGACGGGCGGCGACCCGACGGGCGGCGAGTGGTAGCGCGCCCGGATCGTCGCCGACTCCGAGACCCGACATCCGCGCGGTCGGCCGTCGTCGCGGGCACATCGTTACGCCGAACTTTTTTTGAACCCTCCGTGGATCAATACCCATGGCAACGGCGGAGACGGCCGTCTCCCTCTCGGACGTCCGCAAGACCTATCGGATCGGCGAGCCCGTCCACGCACTAGACGGCGTCTCGCTCGAGATACCGCAGGGATCGTATACGGCGATCATGGGACCCAGCGGCTCGGGCAAGTCGACGCTGATGAACCTCGTTGGCTGTCTGGATACCCCGACCGAGGGTGAGGTCGTCGTCGGCGGTCGGGCAGTCGACGCGCTCGACGACCGCGAGCGGACTCGCCTCCGGGGCACCGAAGTCGGGTTCGTCTTCCAGACGTTCAACCTCATGCCCAGACTCAACGCCGTCGAGAACGTCGCCCT containing:
- a CDS encoding ABC transporter ATP-binding protein — its product is MASIDISGVTKRYGTETALDGLSLSVERGEIYGFLGPNGAGKSTTINLLLDFIRPTAGEVRVFDLDAQANALEIRQRTGILPEGAELYERLTGRQHVEFAIESKGADDDPDELIERVGLSPDAAAKKAGGYSKGMAQRLTFATALVGEPDLLILDEPSTGLDPNGARRMREIIREENDRGATVFFSSHVLGQVEAVCDRVGILRDGHLIAEDTVEGLRDSMPDQTRLRVTLDRIPDDSDAALAAVEAIDGVSSVTPEGRTLVVACEDRAKTEVLHAIEEYGVTVEDFATDESSLEDLFVAYTAGADGGREVVR